From Plasmodium yoelii strain 17X genome assembly, chromosome: 7, one genomic window encodes:
- a CDS encoding tRNA modification GTPase: MGSGFIFLLIKYIFVIYFLNYCKSKKRNKQNNTLFLNTYYSDNGNTKDTKRRRKLLLLDNKINIICNFLSYKNKLNYGKQNEIKDNLVPISSKLYKNEKIKKDQIENKELNDFEKQKINYIKKIINEKETIYALSSGTNLSAISIIRISGSLSKIILEILLHKDAEKDVEKDVEKKGDQINSYSTQLLERNAKKKKKKKKWNLEEIIKLKKNIESRKLYYSKIYDNSNDIIDNVMYAYFKSPNSYTGEDVVEIYCHGNPFIVKEIMNAIDHINNIMYEIINDEKEKVKNKVKIKNKIKKTTHDENYNYNNDDWNYFNQIEQNQIEQTIFDLNNFVKIRESKKGEFTLRAFENNKMNLLQIEGLKELLFCKQKIQKKIALNYLNGYAKNIYLKLRNDIKKLLIYIQLKIDFEDDHIITKKKKKYINMYIKKKVNNSIKHIKEILKRKNIESLNTPSNVLIFGNVNAGKSTFMNYICNSDISIVTKIKGTTLDIIQKTVKLFKNDYNFCDSAGVVNLPNSNLVDAKVEPSKHVAEKAPKKSVHKKLESIGIRKTLHFLENCSSVFVLVNINNYFNELINIISLLNAKFMKKKKKIPYFFLCVNKCDLQPNTEKHLMIKNNLKRMLLNLDSHIFKKFSKKIFFISSKKGSNINKLLSHFNKTMIRRQKMNNSSITVKNNAKKNHAQNIYFLPFERHKIYLKESLTHLRFVQKNINIIDFDIIAEEIKLAVKPLYDIIGKISNKQILANILDNFCIGK, translated from the coding sequence ATGGGTAGtggatttatttttcttctaataaaatacatttttgtgatttattttttaaattactGTAAGAgcaaaaaaaggaataaacaaaataatacactttttttaaatacttATTATTCCGATAATGGCAATACTAAAGATACAAAGCGAAgaagaaaattattattactagacaataaaataaatataatatgtaattttttaagttataaaaataaattaaattatggAAAGCAAAATGAGATTAAGGATAATTTAGTTCCCATTAGTTCCAAACTTTACAAAAATgagaaaattaaaaaggaccaaatagaaaataaagaGTTGAACGATtttgaaaaacaaaaaataaactatataaaaaaaattattaatgaaaaagaaacaaTTTATGCTTTAAGTTCAGGAACAAATTTAAGTGCAATTTCAATAATACGAATTTCAGGTTCTTTAAGTAAAATCATTTtagaaatattattacataaaGATGCAGAAAAGGATGTAGAAAAGGATGTAGAAAAAAAGGGTGATCAAATAAATTCATATTCTACACAATTGTTAGAGAGGaatgctaaaaaaaaaaaaaaaaaaaaaaaatggaatttagaagaaattataaaattaaagaaaaatatagaaagtagaaaattatattattctaAAATATATGACAATTCAAATGATATTATTGATAATGTtatgtatgcatattttaaatCTCCTAATTCATATACAGGTGAAGATGTTGTTGAAATTTATTGTCATGGGAATCCATTTATTGTGAAAGAGATTATGAATGCTATtgatcatataaataatataatgtatgaaataataaatgacgaaaaagaaaaagtaaaaaataaagtaaaaataaaaaataaaataaaaaagacaaCACATGATGAGAATTACAACTATAACAATGATGATTGGAACTATTTCAATCAAATTGAACAAAATCAAATTGAACAAACAATTTTTGATTTgaataattttgtaaaaatcaGAGAAAGTAAAAAAGGTGAATTTACTCTAAGAgcatttgaaaataataaaatgaatctTCTACAAATTGAAGGATTaaaagaattattattttgtaaacaaaaaattcaaaaaaaaattgctttaaattatttaaatggatatgctaaaaatatttacCTAAAATTGagaaatgatataaaaaaactattaatatatatacaattaaaaaTCGATTTTGAAGATGATCatattattacaaaaaaaaaaaaaaaatatattaacatgtacataaaaaaaaaagtaaataattctattaaacatataaaagaaattttaaaaagaaaaaatattgaaagtTTAAATACACCATCtaatgttttaatttttggaAATGTAAATGCTGGAAAAAGTACATTtatgaattatatttgtaataGCGATATATCTATTGTcacaaaaataaaaggaaCAACCCTTgatattatacaaaaaacTGTTAAACTGtttaaaaatgattataatttttgtgaCTCCGCTGGGGTTGTCAATCTGCCAAACTCCAATTTAGTAGATGCCAAAGTCGAACCAAGTAAACATGTTGCCGAAAAAGCCCCCAAAAAAAGTGTgcataaaaaattagaatCAATTGGAATAAGGAAAACATTACACTTTTTAGAAAATTGCTCATCTGTTTTTGTTTTggtaaatataaataattattttaatgagcttataaatattatatcacTTTTAAATGcaaaatttatgaaaaaaaaaaaaaaaattccctACTTTTTTCTATGTGTAAATAAATGTGATTTGCAACCAAATACAGAAAAACATTTAATGatcaaaaataatttaaagagAATGCTTTTAAATTTAGattcacatatttttaaaaaatttagtaaaaaaatattttttatatcctCAAAAAAGGGTtccaatataaataaattattatcacaTTTTAATAAGACCATGATAAGGAgacaaaaaatgaataattcATCTATTACTGTTAAAaataatgcaaaaaaaaaccacgctcaaaatatatacttcCTTCCATTTGAGagacataaaatatatttaaaagaatCATTAACACATTTACGTTttgttcaaaaaaatattaacataataGATTTTGACATCATTGCAGAGGAAATAAAATTAGCTGTAAAACCTCTTTATGATATAATTGGAAAAATTAGTAACAAACAAATTTTAGCAAACATATTAGATAATTTTTGTattggaaaataa